Below is a genomic region from Rhinatrema bivittatum chromosome 8, aRhiBiv1.1, whole genome shotgun sequence.
AACTTCAAATGTGAGTGAATAATAGAACTTGCTAACGAGCAGAAAGGTGTAACTTAATGATAGCCTTAATGGACAATAAACTCACTCTTACCCCCATGACATCTCTGTTATcctagtactgagaccctcacacacacagttctgcccatgcacctcactcctaccctgcagttccccctgctattccagtactgagaccctcacacacacagctctgctaatgcatctcactcctgccctgcagctcccccTGAAATTCCAgaactgagacccccacacagctctgccaatgcacctcactcctgccctgcagctcctcctgctattccagtactgagacccccacacagctctgcccatgcacctcacttctACCCCGCagctccccctgctattccagtactgagacttcACACACAGTTCTGCTAATGCACTTTGCTCCAGGCCTGCAGAagccctgctattccagtagtgAGATCCACACACatagctctgctaatgcacctctctcctgccttgcagCAGCTTTTGCTATTTaagtactgagacccacacactTAGCTCCATCATTGCACCTCAGTCCTGTCCTATagtaccccctgctattccagtactgacatagacacacacacacacacacagctttgcCAATGCACTTCAGTTCTCCCCTACAGTACCTCCTGCTCTTCCAGTACTGAgatacagctctgccagtgcacctcgcCCTGCTATTCTAATCCTCAGCTTCAAACCACAACTTTAATCAATGCATCTGAGTCTTGTCCTGGGCAAGGTATGCCTGTCATGCTTAGCTGCTGGTGGTGCATGTTTGTACAAGGAAGTAGGCTGAGGGACAGCCAGGCACATTTCACTTGGAATGTAAAAACACCCTTTGCAGTCTGTCTCTATGCCCCTTCCTCCCTGCCGTCTGACAAGTGATGCACATACCTGCTGAGACTCATCTTTTGATACAGCAGCAAACTCCACTCGTACGGCCATGGCAACCCAACCTCAAACCACTCCTGGCACCGAAACACAGGGGAAATGCAGGCGGCAGCAGTCAGGTAGCTGGAGGAGCCACATTCTCCCAGGTAAGACAGCAGTGAGCCTGAGCCCACTCCCTCACTCACAGCAAAAAGCATGGAGGCAGGATGCCGGAACTGAATGTAAGCCACTGCCTCCTTCAGATCTGCTGCATCCCCAAACTGCTGCAACTTCGGGGTGGCGAGCAGGCAGCCATGCTGCCCCCTCCTGTGGAAGATGACAGGAAAAAATCCTTGTTCTAGGGCCCGCAAGCACAAGTCCTGCACATTCCTGGTGAGCCATCCCAGGGGGCTGGGAACAACCAGCAAAACTGGCGCGGAACTGAAAGTATTGGTGCCCCTTCTGCTTTTCACAGCCGTCCAGGGACCAACTACCCAGTCCAAGGCAACAATGCCTCCATCgaggagctgcaggtagtcccGAGCAAATTCCAGCTCCCTGTCAGCAGGGAGCACGTACTGGAGCAGAGTGTGAACGTGGGGCCATCGTCTCCAGAGCCAGCCTCCTCGATCCAGGTCCAAGAACTTCCTGAAAACTCTGAGCAGGCAGTTTGCAAGGGCAGAGGGTTTGCATATCAGCTGGCAGCCACCGGGCAGGTCTCTCCACTCGGAAAGAAACACATCTGTATCATCTGCCTCCTgctttccactgccatcctcctGGCTCCATCTCTGGGCCAGTAACTTTGCAATGTAACTTTCCTCCCACAGCAACAGCTTTGCCAGCAAACCCAGAAAAGTTAGCCCAAGAAGCCAGAGAGCGAGATCCCAGAAGGGCATTGCAGCTACCTTGTTGGAACAAACCTCAGTCGGCTCCCATCGCATGTTGATCATCAGCACAATCCTTTTCTTGCTCTGTTACTtagcaaataatttatttgcTTAAAGGCTCAGCTTCTTGATGATTGGCTGTGGGATTTTGAAAGGGCTTTTTAACCCTTTCTGTGACGAAATGGAAGTCCTGTTTGTGCAGTAATAATAAGCAAAGCCccgaaggggaggggagaggcagcTTGGGTCAGAGATTCCTGGCACTACCTCTCTCTTCAGTTCATGGACACATTTTGAGTATTTCTTCATATCCAGTTTCCCTTTTCCTTAGATTTACTAGGGCTACTATCAGTAAACAAACAGAGTGAGGGGGTGGGGTGAGCAACTGCCAGACTCACCCCACCTGCACAGCAGGAATATTCTCTCGTGgaggcaggggcggctcaaggcaatctgctgcctgaggcgaaggatgaaatggcgCCCCCCAATGGCCCGGTGCGGGTGAAATCAccaagggccagggcagggggaaggcaatggagggtgaagtgacttgcccaaggtcacaaggaatggcaataggatctgaactctggcttcccttgtttgtagcccactgctctaaccactcagtttttgggcctgtgattttttttattttttttttgttctcagtgtTCGGTGTCCGCATTAAGGGGCGTctgagaaatgtttaatggggcaggGCAGCCAAAGGCCTCCCCActtcctgggtctagaaataggactcctccatttgctattgcctgcctcccacccttctccagcaaCTGCCCCCTGGAGGTGTGAGAGGTTactgaatggtgggagtctgtgtgtgtgacacactctctcttagggctgatcaagggtattagatgccctagagaaactttacagcctttcattcctccttcccttcccttccctctcctccccaccccacaaaattaaaacttatgcattcttttccattttaaaatgtaataactTTCCCAGCCTAAAAAGGCAGactgcatatggaaaatagacattcaaagtacaatcttctgatgtaaaaatatcacttacatgtatattatataggcatacactgcaaaaaacacactttcctagtgtgtagccagatggactcaggaccaatgggtttaggctcccctgccagcaggtggagccggagtcaggtttcaaaactgacatcaccctagatacatccctgcagtgacctcagccctccagtatctctccgtctcctagcagatgtggacgtgtTTTCCCTACACCAGCATTGGTGGTATAATGGGATTGcagtactctttagaagaggaaaatttacctttaaattggagaaagattgagcccctctgtcctgcggtgatacctaaaggtcccttccccagttgagaattcctgaggtgatttccgagatccctcagaggtgtggactttgctgctcaagcagctgaaaggcagtggatgcAGGAAGCCTAGTGCGGCAGTGATGgcctatgccctctccccctgcagccggaaacagtctctgtactcagccggtaaacgctgagcccaggtaagtaaagagaGAAAGGAATTCTGTTCGTTTCAGAGAAGTGGAGGGGCTTCGGTAAGCCTTCCTCTGGTATTCTTGCTCGGTGCGCCACACCGACGACATTCCCgatcccattggggtaagggAAGGGGGCTTCCAAGCAGGTTGAgcgactctcccccccccccccccccaatgggctaggccccgctatAGGCTCGGTGGATACTCCACGTGGCAGGCCACggtggcgccattttgcgcacgGTGTTGTGCATCTTCATTGCCCTCCATAGACTGTCGGTACGTGCAGTGCGGTGCTGGCCCTGCGCACATGCTGTGCACCTAACATCATGCATACGCATGCACATAGGTCTGTGCATACATTTGCGCATATATATGCTTCTACTTACTCATGGGACCGGATCTGTGTGCGCTGGATTTCAGGCGCTAGCCGGCTGTACGCACAAGTTACCATTGATTATGGCTCCAGCAGCAGAGAAGCACACGCGACActctctttgtgctgcctgccatattagggctacaTAGTCTGACCTGGagtccttcctgtgtcagcactgtgaggaagcccagggagggttGGACTCCCAGAACCTTTCCAAGCCTGGTTCCTTCCATTCAGAAGATGGTCAACCACGATCTTATCCGGTAGCTCCCCGGATCTGAGTAATCCCGGGGctgctgttgcgaccgtcgctgcccaacgtctccactctgcccaccttacctctttggcgactccctctttggttgatggaagtttggctgccgcggcttcATTTTGCTGACCTCCTCcggtgttcccggaccggctagacgctgccttccgccatgttctcctgaggcctaagggcgcgcacgtggtgcggccctgactcaagtaccagcttaggggcgtccccctgagatggcATCattgccagatatttaaggtctcttgttttgctagctaatcgagttagcaaagggtttcctacctagcttcctccaggtatcgctgcggatgagattcgctctccgcttaccttgctactctgcctcctcggactttaccaggggacccgctcctcgggggcctcgctctctctcgtgcttttcaggtcgcagtctggaaccggtattcgctcctcgagggcccacgttcccggacctgctactgaatataacttctgccaggaagtcaccgctgcctacaacaccagtgagttaccatctctctctcagagctttccctgcaaccaggtactcgctcctcgagggcctactttattccagctcctgggctgttccaagagattattgtgtgagtgttgccatcaaggttctgttcctgaactctgcatactctgcctactcactatctcagtttctctacagctcagccatcctgggatcgctgttccagtgcctgagggacttcagcccagccgggctcttccagctcactactgccacctctggtggttctctaaaacagtttaataaaagaactagtgtgtgtcagtctcccaactctgagcctgaccggtggtccctctagGGATCtacccctgtgggcatggtcatctgccaccggcccaaggatccacccacaattatcacaaataataacagctgCGTTCACCTCGGGAGGAATTCAGCTGCACtgaccccagttcctcctgggctggGTATGGACTCAGCAGTCTTtccttgggtagaatttttttcaaggaattcaagccttcgtacaggtgcAGTCTGTCTCTCCTGCCTCTGTCCAGACCAAACTCCAGCCGGGAAAGCCTCGCTCTGCCAGCCCTATCAGCAGGCTCCAGGACATGCCTCGTCTCACCAAGGGATTCTCTGACAGGGCCCCAGACACCACGGACGATGAAGGGGATGCAGattcattggaggatggggaaatccctccaggcttggagccatattggaccatgttacggtttttccatagagacgaacTGCCGGcactggtttcccagacccttaAGACTCTGGCAGTTCCTGGCACGGACTCTTATGAcaaaaccaaagaagaatcccattctggtgtctctatggaaagcctcttgctattttacaatgctggaagccatccaggagttgattgacatgtaatgggatgccccggaagccagttttaaaggagaTCAGGCATTGGAAGCCCTGTACCCAATGGACCCGAAGGCCAGAGAACACCTGCGTTTCCCCAAAGTGAACACCCTGGTCTGCGCCATTtcaaagcgaacaactatcccagtggagagaggagcagccttaaaggatcACATGATAGGCGGTCGGAGTCCATCCTTAAAAATGCCTTTGACATGACAGCAATGcactacagattgcttcctgttgtgtccTAGTTACTCATTTGTGCCTCCTTCTCTTGAGAAAGGCAGATAACTCAGGGGTGCATTCCAGAGAGgctatggagcctgctgctgcctttttagtaGACATGGGCTCTGACCTAATctgtaccttggccagaggagtggcctcagtggtggcggccagaagacaactatggctgtgaaattggtcagtgGACGCAAcgtctaaggcaaacctcacaaagatgccctttaagggattcctcctattcggaagcaaattggaaaagctggccagtaagtggggtgaatctccagtgctttggctaccagaagataagagaaggaGGCCACAGCGCCCCTTGCCTATAAGGTGTCAggccaggggctcccagtgcTTTCAGCCCTATAGGAACTGTCATTTCAGACATCTCAGTCCTCGGGAAGATCTCAGACCTTTCGCAATCGACAACAAAAAAGAGGGGCTGGTTCAGGTTTAGGTTCGGCctgaacttcccaatgaagttttatCGACCCATCCATGGGATGAGGAGATAGGGGatcgactatccctcttctaccagtgatgggttgagatcacatcggaCAAATGGGAACTGGATATCATACAACAAGAATACTctctggaattttgcagcatttctcaggacATATtaatgatgtctccttgccactacCAGTACAAGAAGCTGGAAGTGGAATCTACCCTGATAAGGTTTCTCAatttgagggctataattccagtacctataccccaggaaaatacggggcgttattccatctatttcctcatacccaaggagggttccttttgccTCAACTGTTATGAGCCAGCTAAGGATGATGAAGGCACACAGCGGAagtcgtagccgggaggcggatcaaGTCAGGAGACCAaccgaatcttcaccactggaagcccgagatccccctgggaggagcccttgcagatccgagccgcttggacttatgtgcgGTCACCTGAAGACGAGAATCCAAAGAGTTGTCCAGAAGTCGTGAAGCGATGGGTCACCagtggaagcccaaggtcccccccaggaggagcccttgaggacccgagccccttggacttaggcgaggtctCCCGGAAGGAGTATATAAGGAGAAGTctggatcgaggcaggcagcagtcaggcaggaCGTGGAACagaccaggagtcagggcaggcggcagacagcagagaccaGAGACAAGCCAGGAATCAAGACAGACAGCGAAGTAGGATACCAGAGGATGagccaaagtcaggagccaggaagacgagcAAGCTGGAACAGggcaagcaggaacaagctggaacaggaCAACAGGGACAGCAACTAGGTACTCCAgggagcgaacctcgttgcaaggcaaagcagaggtgaGCTGGGACTTCCTTAaatagtccccagctgatgatgAGTCTCTGGGGGCCGGACCAAGGTTTCCCGcctcggcccctttaaatcagacaGAGAGACACGCACGTGCACTTCTAAGGGGTGGAGCCAGGCAAGACGAGCAGCCAGCGTCCTCCTCGTGGACGCTGGCTGCTCggctttctcatagtaatcaaggcggtttactggatcccatatggtattaggaatatggtaaagtgcactgggtgtgtatttggcccacagaaagccaggaataaactgaagtaCAATTCCAGTATAGTAAGCCTTTCATATCTTAATTGCCAGCacccaacctatgaaaaagccatactgcaaatattatttcaggccctaaacaccaatactcctcctattaagaaaatagaTTAAAGctaggttgttgtaaatccctcaccgaaactatatgctagcagaatacctaaagcttCAGTCATACAAggagaacacagatagactctcaccaaatacagaataaagagatcatgaaatataaattgaaatgtgcagacaaaaactgaactggaaatcacaagaagccaaactctataAGCAatacaaacacaatcaagaaatataaaacattaaacatgccaataaaaaaaaatgccacatctgctgataaattcagccaattaaaaacacatataaaaatgtttaaaatattaccaaacactagtaaaatatttcaaaacagcagatacttcacatccaataattaaagctaacaaggataaaaaaaacctcccactctccatacctgggaactttagatttccagtcctcctgagattgtcatagattggagaAAGGTGCACAGACTTTaacctttctcacatacatatatacaggtactctcacacacgcacatacatgtgcgAGGGCACTCTCCCTCAAAGatgcatacattcacacacacacacacacatacaaacatgcacacacatatcctctcatatatacacacacatacatccccaccAACctctcaaatatatatatatatatacatatacatacacatcccccaccaccctctcatacacagacacacacccaccaccctctcatatacacacacacacacacaccatcaccctctcatatatacacatacatacacacccccagCACTAccttcatatatacacatacatacatatgcacaccccaccaccctcatacacacatatatatgcacacaccacccccaataccctctcatacacacatgcacgccaccctcttatatatatatacacacacacacaccccaccaccctctcatatatatatatatacatacacacatacaccatcaccctctcatatacacacacacaccattaccgtctcatatatacatatacacacccccagcactaccctctcatatacacatacatacatacgcacacctcaccaccctctcatacacacacatatacgcacacaccaccctctcatacacacatgcacgcacacactcacccccatacacataccctctcataaagccatacacacacacctgccctttcatatacacacacatacacaccctctcatacacattcacaaagtctctctcacacacaggcactcactctcacagggcaagTTTCTTTCACAGACACATTTCAGATCATTTCTCTGGCTGCAGGGAAAACACTGGCGGCACCTCAGACCCTTTCCTGCCACCGGCTGCAAGGAAAATGCTGGTGGCACCGCAGTGactcttctttggccactggaCAGTagtgtacctaaagtatttggcacccgggaTGGATACGTTCTTTGGCATACCCTCCTCCTCAGATTCActtctccatcccctccccccccccccccccggggcattTCTCCACCCCTCCTACTCCCCAGTGATCTCCAGttcccctctccttcacacaggctccctctctcacacacaagcatgcacccTCCCTCGCTCccagacagacatacacacacacacacatagtcatAAACATACTCTCTCACTTCCAGCCCCGCTCCCCATCAGAagtgcagcagcagcttcctccttcagcccccgtgACAGATGGGGGTCTCTTCGTTTTTCCTGAGGCTGCACAGGAGCTGGtgcagctctgcttcctgcacttgCTGTGGGGATGGGAGGGCAGCGCTGTTGCTGCTCCATGTGCAGATGCTGATGCTGCCTCTTTGTGCGACCAGGAACAGGCACTGATCTCACTTCTGCTTCGGGACgcgactgcatgacctttcctttttcctgcccGCGCTGAC
It encodes:
- the ABHD15 gene encoding protein ABHD15 — encoded protein: MINMRWEPTEVCSNKVAAMPFWDLALWLLGLTFLGLLAKLLLWEESYIAKLLAQRWSQEDGSGKQEADDTDVFLSEWRDLPGGCQLICKPSALANCLLRVFRKFLDLDRGGWLWRRWPHVHTLLQYVLPADRELEFARDYLQLLDGGIVALDWVVGPWTAVKSRRGTNTFSSAPVLLVVPSPLGWLTRNVQDLCLRALEQGFFPVIFHRRGQHGCLLATPKLQQFGDAADLKEAVAYIQFRHPASMLFAVSEGVGSGSLLSYLGECGSSSYLTAAACISPVFRCQEWFEVGLPWPYEWSLLLYQKMSLSRYTTALEEAVEMNNILRSRSLRELEELMFCSTRKNDTSWDAYWEKNDPLRDVDEVAVPVLCICSADDPIRGPPETTLPTELFKSNPYFFLLLSQHGGHCGFLNKGPTAWSHEVTLEYFKAVTEFLRIEERIRGFPRRRSSVMLHRRRRGTLQKHEPSPSFDMQEMFNWKRSYTR